DNA from Pseudomonas putida:
CTGATGGGCGGCGACATTACCCTGGAAAACCAGCGTGAAGTCGGCGGCGAGCCGGTCGCGGACCTGCGCGTGCGCGGCGCCAAGCTCAAGGGTATCGAGATTCCGGAGCACCTGGTGCCGCTGGCCATCGACGAATTCCCCGTTTTGTTCGTGGCTGCTGCCTGCGCCGAGGGGCGTACCGTGCTGCGCGGCGCCGAAGAGCTGCGCGTCAAGGAATCCGACCGCATCCAGGTCATGGCCGACGGCCTGCTGACCCTGGGCGTGAAGTGCGAGCCGACCCCCGATGGCATCATCATCGACGGCGGCCCGATCGGTGGCGGCGAAGTGCACGGTCACGGTGACCACCGCATCGCCATGGCCTTCAGCGTCGCCTCGCTGCGTGCCAGTGCGCCGATCCGCATCCATGACTGCGCCAACGTCGCCACGTCCTTCCCGAACTTCCTGGCGCTGTGCGCCGAGGTTGGCATTCGGGTCGCAGAAGAGGGCAAGTCGTGAGTTCGCAAGCGCCAGTCATCACCATCGACGGGCCTAGTGGCTCGGGCAAGGGCACGGTCGCGGGCATCCTGGCCCGCGAGCTGGGCTGGAAACTGCTGGACTCCGGCGCCCTGTACCGCCTGCTGGCGTTCAATGCCGTCAACCATGGCGTCGACCTGACCAACGAAGAGCTGCTCAAGGCCTTGGCCGCCCATCTGGATGTGCAATTCGTCGCTGCGGAACCGGGTAAGCTGCAACAGATCATCCTCGAGGGCGAGGATGTCAGCAACGTGATCCGCACTGAAACCGTCGGCGCCGGCGCCTCCATGGTCGCTTCGCTGCCTGCGGTGCGCGAAGCGTTGCTGCAGCGTCAGCGCGCGTTCCGCGAAGCGCCTGGCCTGATTGCAGACGGTCGCGACATGGGCACCGTGGTCTTCCCGGACGCGCCCTTGAAAGTGTTCCTCACCGCCAGCGCGGAGGAACGTGCACGACGTCGCTATTTGCAGTTGAAGGGCAAGGGCGATGATGTTAGCCTGGCGAGTCTGCTAGATGAGATTCGTGCGCGCGATGAGCGTGACACCCAGCGTGCGGTGGCCCCGCTGAAACCAGCGGCCGATGCCATCCAACTGGACTCCACCGAGTTGTCCATCGAGCAGGTGTTGCAACGTATCAGGAGCGAGCTCGC
Protein-coding regions in this window:
- the cmk gene encoding (d)CMP kinase — its product is MSSQAPVITIDGPSGSGKGTVAGILARELGWKLLDSGALYRLLAFNAVNHGVDLTNEELLKALAAHLDVQFVAAEPGKLQQIILEGEDVSNVIRTETVGAGASMVASLPAVREALLQRQRAFREAPGLIADGRDMGTVVFPDAPLKVFLTASAEERARRRYLQLKGKGDDVSLASLLDEIRARDERDTQRAVAPLKPAADAIQLDSTELSIEQVLQRIRSELAQRDLL